A part of Caldicellulosiruptor owensensis OL genomic DNA contains:
- a CDS encoding L7Ae/L30e/S12e/Gadd45 family ribosomal protein, with protein sequence MSSSDIEALKTSQKTVGARQTAQAIQKGKAKVVFVAKDSDEWVVRDIIDMCKQKGIKLVFVDSKKELGKICGISVAASSAAIIE encoded by the coding sequence TCAGATATTGAAGCATTAAAAACTTCACAAAAGACAGTTGGTGCGCGCCAGACTGCCCAAGCTATCCAGAAAGGCAAGGCAAAGGTTGTTTTTGTTGCAAAAGACAGCGATGAGTGGGTAGTGAGGGATATAATAGATATGTGCAAGCAAAAAGGGATAAAACTTGTGTTTGTGGATTCCAAAAAAGAACTTGGCAAGATTTGTGGTATAAGTGTGGCAGCTTCGTCTGCCGCAATAATTGAATAA
- the rpsL gene encoding 30S ribosomal protein S12, which produces MPTINQLVRYGREKKVEKSKAPALQKGFNSLKKKYYDISCPQRRGVCTVVKTVTPKKPNSALRKVARVRLTNGIEVTAYIPGIGHNLQEHSVVLVRGGRVKDLPGVRYHIVRGTLDCAGVANRRQGRSKYGAKRPKQQAAGAAKK; this is translated from the coding sequence ATGCCAACAATAAACCAGCTTGTTAGGTACGGCAGAGAGAAAAAGGTTGAAAAGTCAAAAGCACCAGCACTTCAAAAGGGTTTTAACTCTTTGAAGAAAAAGTATTATGATATCAGCTGTCCTCAAAGAAGAGGGGTTTGTACAGTTGTCAAAACTGTTACTCCCAAAAAGCCAAACTCAGCTTTAAGAAAAGTTGCAAGGGTAAGACTTACAAATGGTATTGAAGTGACAGCATACATTCCTGGTATTGGTCACAACTTACAGGAACACTCAGTTGTCCTTGTAAGAGGCGGAAGAGTCAAGGACCTGCCAGGTGTTAGATACCATATTGTAAGAGGTACTTTGGACTGTGCTGGTGTTGCTAACAGAAGACAGGGCCGTTCCAAATACGGTGCAAAAAGGCCAAAACAACAAGCAGCAGGCGCTGCAAAGAAATAA
- the rpsG gene encoding 30S ribosomal protein S7 → MPRKGPVKKRDILPDPVYNDKVVAKLINKVMYDGKKSIAQKIVYGAFDIIREKTGKDPLEVLEAALNNVMPVLEVRPRRVGGATYQVPIEVAPDRKLSLGIRWLVEYARERKDKRTMKEKLAAEIMDAANNTGGAVKKKEDTHRMAEANRAFAHYRW, encoded by the coding sequence TTGCCGAGAAAAGGGCCTGTTAAAAAAAGAGATATATTGCCAGATCCGGTGTATAATGATAAAGTCGTTGCAAAGCTTATTAATAAAGTTATGTATGATGGTAAAAAATCAATTGCACAGAAGATTGTATATGGTGCATTTGACATTATAAGAGAAAAAACAGGCAAGGATCCACTTGAGGTGTTGGAAGCAGCACTCAACAATGTTATGCCTGTGTTAGAGGTTCGTCCAAGAAGAGTTGGTGGTGCAACGTACCAGGTACCTATTGAGGTTGCCCCAGACAGAAAGCTTTCTCTTGGAATTAGATGGCTTGTTGAATATGCAAGAGAGAGAAAAGATAAAAGGACAATGAAAGAGAAACTTGCAGCAGAGATTATGGATGCAGCTAACAATACAGGTGGAGCAGTCAAGAAGAAAGAAGATACTCATAGAATGGCAGAAGCAAATAGAGCATTTGCACATTACAGATGGTAA
- the fusA gene encoding elongation factor G: MPRQFPLEKTRNIGIMAHIDAGKTTTTERILFYTGKVHKMGEVHEGTATMDWMEQEQERGITITSAATTCEWKGHRINIIDTPGHVDFTVEVERSLRVLDGAIAVFCAKGGVEPQSETVWRQADKYRVPRIAYVNKMDIMGANFFNVIEMMKERLGANPVAIQIPIGKEDTFRGIVDLLTMKAIIYVDDLGKVSQETEIPDDTKDIAEEYRIKLLEAVAETDEDIMMKYLEGEEITVEELKKAIRKATINMQMTPVLCGSSYRNKGVQPLLDAVVDYLPSPVDIAAVKGFSPDTGEEIERKTSEDEPFCALAFKIMSDPYVGKLTFLRVYSGVLHAGSYVYNSTKNKKERVGRLLHMHANHREDVDAVYAGDICAAIGLSNTTTGDTLCDENHPIVLESMEFPEPVIQVAIEPKTKADQEKMGIALQRLSEEDPTFKVSTNHETGQTLIAGMGELHLEIIVDRMKREFKVEVNVGKPQVAYKETIKKSVKVEGKYIRQSGGRGQYGHVWLELEPLERGAGYEFVNKIVGGVIPKEFIPSVDAGVQEAMQSGVLAGYPVVDVRVTLFDGSYHEVDSSDMAFRIAAAQAFREGMKKADPVLLEPIMKVEVVVPEEYMGDVMGDINSRRGRIEGMELRGNAQVIRAYVPLAEMFGYATDLRSKTQGRGTYTMQFDHYEEVPKNIADKILEMKNK; this comes from the coding sequence TTGCCCAGGCAGTTTCCACTTGAAAAAACAAGAAATATAGGAATTATGGCCCATATAGATGCAGGTAAGACAACAACGACAGAAAGAATACTCTTTTACACAGGTAAGGTTCACAAGATGGGTGAAGTCCACGAAGGAACTGCTACAATGGACTGGATGGAGCAGGAACAGGAAAGAGGTATTACTATTACCTCTGCTGCTACAACATGTGAGTGGAAAGGTCACAGGATAAACATCATTGACACACCAGGACATGTGGACTTCACAGTTGAGGTAGAAAGGTCTCTGCGCGTGCTTGATGGTGCGATTGCTGTATTTTGTGCAAAAGGTGGCGTCGAACCCCAGTCAGAGACTGTTTGGAGACAGGCAGATAAATACCGTGTTCCAAGGATAGCTTATGTCAACAAGATGGACATAATGGGTGCGAACTTTTTCAACGTTATTGAGATGATGAAAGAGAGACTGGGTGCAAACCCGGTTGCAATCCAAATTCCAATTGGCAAAGAAGATACCTTCAGAGGTATTGTTGATCTTCTTACAATGAAGGCTATAATCTATGTTGATGACCTTGGAAAAGTTTCGCAAGAGACAGAAATTCCAGACGATACAAAAGACATTGCTGAAGAGTATAGAATTAAGCTTTTAGAAGCTGTTGCAGAAACTGATGAAGATATTATGATGAAATATTTAGAGGGCGAAGAAATTACAGTTGAAGAGCTAAAGAAAGCAATAAGAAAAGCTACAATCAACATGCAGATGACACCTGTGCTTTGCGGTTCATCTTATAGAAACAAAGGTGTTCAGCCGCTTTTGGATGCTGTTGTTGATTATCTGCCATCACCAGTTGACATTGCAGCGGTAAAAGGATTTTCACCTGATACTGGCGAAGAAATTGAAAGAAAAACAAGCGAAGATGAGCCGTTTTGTGCATTGGCATTTAAGATTATGTCTGACCCTTATGTTGGTAAACTGACATTCTTGAGGGTCTATTCAGGTGTTCTTCATGCAGGGTCGTATGTTTATAACTCTACAAAGAACAAGAAAGAAAGAGTAGGAAGACTTTTGCACATGCATGCAAACCACAGGGAAGACGTTGATGCAGTGTATGCAGGTGATATCTGTGCAGCAATAGGTCTTTCTAATACTACAACAGGTGATACCCTCTGTGATGAAAATCATCCAATTGTCTTAGAATCTATGGAGTTCCCAGAACCTGTTATACAGGTTGCTATTGAACCAAAGACCAAAGCTGATCAGGAGAAGATGGGTATTGCACTGCAAAGACTTTCCGAAGAAGACCCGACATTCAAAGTATCAACAAACCACGAGACAGGGCAAACTCTCATTGCAGGTATGGGAGAGCTTCACCTTGAGATTATTGTTGACAGAATGAAAAGAGAGTTCAAGGTAGAGGTCAATGTAGGTAAACCTCAGGTTGCTTACAAAGAGACAATTAAGAAATCTGTCAAAGTTGAAGGAAAGTATATCAGACAGTCTGGTGGTAGAGGTCAGTACGGTCATGTTTGGCTTGAGCTTGAACCGCTGGAGAGAGGCGCAGGGTATGAGTTTGTGAACAAGATAGTCGGTGGTGTGATTCCAAAAGAGTTCATACCGTCTGTCGATGCAGGTGTCCAGGAAGCAATGCAGTCAGGTGTTTTGGCAGGATATCCTGTAGTTGACGTAAGAGTTACACTCTTTGACGGTTCATACCACGAGGTTGACTCAAGCGACATGGCATTCAGAATTGCAGCAGCTCAAGCGTTCAGAGAAGGTATGAAAAAAGCAGACCCGGTACTCTTAGAGCCTATTATGAAGGTTGAGGTTGTTGTTCCTGAAGAGTACATGGGGGATGTCATGGGTGATATCAACTCCAGACGAGGAAGAATTGAGGGTATGGAACTGAGAGGAAATGCCCAGGTCATTCGTGCATATGTTCCGCTTGCTGAGATGTTTGGTTATGCAACAGACTTGAGGTCAAAAACACAGGGTCGAGGAACATACACCATGCAGTTTGACCACTATGAAGAGGTTCCAAAGAATATTGCTGACAAGATTCTTGAAATGAAGAATAAATAA
- the tuf gene encoding elongation factor Tu — MAKAKFERTKPHVNIGTIGHVDHGKTTLTAAITKVLALKGKAQFMAYDQIDKAPEERERGITINTAHVEYETDARHYAHVDCPGHADYVKNMITGAAQMDGAILVVSAADGPMPQTREHILLARQVNVPYIVVFLNKVDMVDDPELIELVEMEVRELLSKYGYPGDEVPIIKGSALKALESTSQDPNAPEYQCILELMDAVDKYIPTPQRDIDKPFLMPIEDVFSITGRGTVVTGRVERGILKTGEEVEIVGFAPEPRKTVVTGIEMFRKVLDEAVAGDNVGCLLRGIQKNEVERGQVLAKPGTIKPHTKFKAQVYVLTKEEGGRHTPFFNGYRPQFYFRTTDVTGTITLPEGVEMCMPGDNVEMTVELISPIAIESGLRFAIREGGRTVGAGSVTTIIE, encoded by the coding sequence ATGGCAAAGGCTAAATTTGAAAGAACAAAACCACACGTAAACATAGGTACAATTGGACACGTTGACCATGGAAAAACAACATTGACAGCTGCAATCACAAAGGTTTTGGCTCTCAAAGGTAAAGCACAGTTTATGGCTTATGACCAGATTGACAAGGCTCCAGAGGAAAGAGAAAGAGGTATTACAATTAACACAGCACACGTTGAGTATGAGACAGACGCAAGACACTATGCACACGTTGACTGTCCAGGTCACGCTGACTACGTCAAGAACATGATAACAGGTGCTGCTCAGATGGACGGTGCAATCTTGGTTGTATCTGCAGCAGACGGTCCAATGCCACAGACAAGAGAGCACATTTTGCTTGCACGACAGGTTAACGTTCCATATATCGTGGTATTCCTCAACAAGGTTGACATGGTAGACGATCCGGAATTGATTGAGCTGGTTGAAATGGAAGTAAGAGAGCTTCTTTCCAAGTATGGTTACCCAGGCGATGAAGTGCCAATCATAAAAGGTTCAGCTTTAAAGGCTTTAGAGTCAACATCACAAGATCCAAATGCTCCAGAGTATCAGTGCATTTTAGAGCTTATGGATGCTGTTGATAAATACATTCCAACACCACAGAGAGACATTGACAAACCATTCTTGATGCCAATTGAAGACGTGTTCTCAATCACAGGTAGAGGTACTGTTGTAACAGGTAGAGTTGAAAGAGGAATACTCAAGACAGGTGAAGAGGTTGAAATAGTTGGTTTTGCTCCAGAGCCAAGAAAGACAGTTGTAACAGGTATTGAGATGTTCAGAAAGGTATTGGATGAGGCTGTTGCTGGTGACAATGTAGGGTGTCTTCTCAGAGGTATTCAGAAGAATGAGGTTGAAAGAGGTCAGGTTCTTGCAAAGCCAGGTACAATTAAGCCTCATACAAAATTCAAAGCACAGGTTTACGTCTTGACAAAAGAAGAAGGTGGAAGACATACTCCATTCTTCAATGGTTACAGACCACAGTTCTATTTCAGAACAACAGACGTTACAGGAACAATTACACTGCCAGAGGGTGTAGAGATGTGCATGCCTGGTGACAACGTTGAGATGACAGTTGAACTTATCTCTCCAATTGCTATTGAGTCAGGACTTAGATTTGCTATCCGCGAAGGCGGAAGAACAGTTGGTGCAGGTTCTGTTACAACAATAATTGAATAA